The DNA window CTATGTTTATCCGCACGTACGCGACGCGTTCCGCATCGGCCTCGATGatccaaatttaattttacttattcCTTTTGGATGAATAGAACCGATTTCCCAAAACTTTCCTTCATCCATCATCTGTACGTATGGGAAACCAtcaaattcattcaaattacGTTGGTTGGGTTACGAAAACgggttttactggaatttgtaATGGTTGGGGTTTTTTGGAACTCGCGTTGCCTTGTAAAATGACCTGCGGGGCCAGTCGATGACCGGGTcacagtttttatcctcctagacaactCCAGCACCAATAGATCGACcccgtagggatgaaaggcttagttggcatTAGGGCGATTTTGAAACATCGACCGTTAGACCACAGCGGCGGGtctcctaccgactgcgctacaccagtCCAAGTGATaatgattattattaattattctatGTCCAATCAAAAATTGACAACTGCAAATTTACTGGTTGCATGGCTATCAAGGACCAAGgaacagaaaatgtttttttttttgctgtagacGGCAAGGGGCAGCTTCTCGAACAAACTCATTCCGACGATGCTGGACAATTCAACATGGTTGGACGTAGCAAGTCAGGCAACAACTGGAGACCAGTCTTAAATGTGTATCATGACTGTGACGACGCAAAAAATGTGAGCTGAacgtggattttctttttttttcataaaattagtTCCAAACTCTTCTGCAACagttgtttattgttattcttTCGAGTATTTTGAGAAACTTAACAGTGAAAACTTGGGTTTTGCtgattgctgttttttttaacttttaactttaattctttcttacttttttggaatttcttacatttttgATAGCAAACTTTTATATTTTCCTGTATTAGGTGAAAACCTTCACCTTTCAAATCTTTTACAAACCAATCAATCCATTGATAAAGCCTAAAACGTTCTTTATCCTAGCAGTAACAGGAATATCTGAAATTTGAGGAATTTCTAGAAGATTTAATCAGAATTGTGAATATCGTGGTTGATAAAATATGCAGGTGACCACAGATCAACTTAGCATTTGTTCCAACATGTATTTCCAATGGATCTCTTCCCATCCAAACAGATTTGATTGCACGAAATTCCCTGTAGGAACGAAATTATGcaggaaattttatttcagctccttttttttagcctGGACGTCGCAAGTTGAATTTTCTCCTGCCTAAAAAATATGTAACCGAAGGCAAAACACCAGCGGTACAAAATTTACGTAATATTCCCTACAAGTTCTGTGGTTCTTAAGTTTTTCTGcatttagaatatttttgatttgGGCACCTGGAACTTAGAAACATCGATAACTGAGGATGAAGAACGTGTCGACCTAATAACAAGGCGAAGACGAAGAGATCAGTATGTTTTCTCTTAaacaataggaaaaaaattatggaaaactattcatccatatttttttctcaacaaatttagaagaaaatcacCTGAACGCAACAATACACTTGATCGTTACGAAAATCCAGATGAGAGAGTGGATCCATGGTGAATTATGGAAGAATGTCGAATTCGATCTACACCATCGTAGCTCagcaaaatttcaatattacaaattttctggaaatattcgTCTTGTGTTTCCATATGTTTTACTGATGTTCTCAATTGTGTATTTCTATAAAGCTTAAATTTTTG is part of the Necator americanus strain Aroian chromosome V, whole genome shotgun sequence genome and encodes:
- a CDS encoding hypothetical protein (NECATOR_CHRV.G17425.T1), which produces MVHLSLIAVFLLFLYVHTTDAEKSIAAKGTLKCGGYPAGQILVRLWAVDEDGKGQLLEQTHSDDAGQFNMVGRSKSGNNWRPVLNVYHDCDDAKNPGRRKLNFLLPKKYVTEGKTPANIFDLGTWNLETSITEDEERVDLITRRRRRDQRKSPERNNTLDRYENPDERVDPW